The nucleotide window CCGATCGACCCGGATGATGTTCTCTTCCCGCCGGGGACCATAGGCGTCGGCCGCCGGGATGGTGATGTTCCTCGTCTCACCGGCGGCCATGCCGAGCACGGCCTGTTCCAGGGCCGGGAACACCGCGTTCTGCCCGATGGTGAAGACCAGCGGTTCGTCCTCGCCGGTAGCGTAGAAGATCCGTCCATTGTCCAGGGTCCCGATGTAGCGGAGGGTTACGGTGCTGCCGTGTCGTGCCGTGTTCATGCCATTCCTCCCGAGGGGGTCTCACGGCTTCCATGCAACTATTCAGCCGTAAACGGCATGCCGGAAGAGAAGGAGCTCTTTTCCCGCCACATCAGGCAAGGCTGGCAAGCGTTATGCATCAAAATATATAACGAAACGGAATTCGCGGTGCAGCGCCCATACCTGTGCAGGCCTCGCGCAGACAGAGTAAACATTAACGGCCCACGAGGTTGACGTATGTCGGCAGCCAAAAAGATCGAGACAGCCACCGAAAAGCCCGGATTGACAGTGGTATTCAGTAGTGACGTCCACAGTGCATCCAAAGCACTGCGCCTCAATCTGGCCACGGTCGGCAAGTGCCGCAACCGGGAGTGCCGGGCCAAGGTATTTCCGCTGCTTTACCAGATGAGCCGGGTCATTGCCGAAAGTGCAGATCTCCCCCCTACCCTGATCATCCTGCAGAAGATCATGGAAAAGGAGATGAACATCGTCTGCGGCATGATCAGCCTCTATCATCAGAAATCGGGCAGAATACTGATCCATGAGAGCTTCGGTCTGACCGAGGAGGAAGAGGCACGCGGCATTTATGCCCTGGGCGAGGGTATTACCGGCAAGGTGGTGGAGACCGGCAAGGCCATCATGCTGCCGCGCATCAGCGAAGAGCCCGCTTTTCTCCACCGCACCCGCAGCCTCAAGTACGGTCTCGACCAGGAGCTGTCCTTCATCTGCGTGCCGATCATGCGCGGCCGCAAAGTGCTGGGCGCCATCAGCGCGGAACGGATCTACGACAGCATCAGGCTGTTGGAACAGGATGTGGAACTGCTGTCCACCTTTGCCGCCATGATCGCCCCGGCAGTCGAGCTCTATCTGATGGAGCACGTGGACAAGGCCATGCTGGAACGGGAAAACCGGCGGCTCAACGATGCGCTGAAACAGCGCTTCAAGCCGTCCAACATCATCGGCAGCTCCAAAGCCATGACCGAGATCTACGAACTGATCCGGAAGATCACGGCAGCCAGGACAACGGTGCTGGTACTGGGCGAAAGCGGGGTCGGCAAGGAACTGGTAGCAGGGGCCATCCACTACAACAGCCCCCTGGCGGACGGCCCGTTCGTCAAGTTCAACTGTGCGGCTCTGCCGGAAAGCATTATCGAAAGCGAACTGTTCGGCCATGAGAAGGGAGCATACACCGGGGCAACCGCGCATCGGACCGGACGCTTCGAGGATGCCGACGGCGGCACTATCTTTCTGGACGAGGTGGGAGAGCTCTCCCTGGCCATGCAGACCAAGCTGCTGCGGGTGCTTCAGGAAAAGACATTCGAGCGGGTCGGCAGTAACCGCCCCATCAAGGTCGATATCCGCATCATCGCTGCCACCAACCGGGACCTGGCCGAGATGGTGTCCCGGGGGCTTTTCCGCGAGGACCTGTACTACCGCCTGAACGTATTCCCCATCACCATCCCGCCGCTGCGCGACCGGGGCAGCGACATCATCACCCTGGCCGACCACTTTGTGGCCCGCTTCGCCGGCGAGGCCGGCAAGGAGGTCAAACGCATCTCCACCCCGGCCCTGAACATGCTGATGAGCTATCATTGGCCCGGCAATGTGCGGGAACTGGAAAACGTCATCGAGCGGGCGGTCATCCTGTGCGAGGACGAGGTGGTGCACGGCTACAATCTTCCGCCTTCGCTGCAGACGTCGGTGCTGACCGGCACGGTCGGCAAGGGGGGGCTGGAGGCAAAGCTGGCGTCGGTGGAATACGAAATGCTGGTGGAGGCGCTCAAGACCCACAACGGCAACATGACCGAGGCGGCCCGGGAGCTGGGTATGACCAGGCGGGTACTGGGGCTGCGCATGGCAAAGTTCGATCTTGAATATAAGACATTCCGATAAGAAACGCGGAATTGACCGGAGGGTTTCGGGATTCAGTGTCCAGTCCCGAATAGGGGGAGGTGGCGGCTGAGATACGGCTCATTCAATAACTGCAACCTGCCCCCCTGGGTCATCGCCTCGCGTCATTTCAACGACAACCCGCACCCCCTGGAGATCCAGGGGGTCAAGGAGAGCAACCGCTTCCTGTTCGAAAAGCTGGCGGGAATCCCGGACCAGTGTGAACGGGCTCTGTTTTTCAACGACTTCATGTCGGTGAAATTCCACCTGCACCATTGGCAGGAACAATCCACCGATCGAGCCAGAAACAGCATCAGAAACAACTATCTCCACTTCCTGAAGTGCTGGATGATCGATTCCAACTCCCTCTCGGGGGCGGTACTCAAGCGGTGGGTCGAAAGCCGCATGGGCATCACCCCCACCTTTCACAAGCAGCCGATCAGGGACGCCAACGGCGAGGCCTATTTCAACTATTCCGTGGATGTCATGAACGGGAGCGCCTGCACCAGCGCCATTCAGTCCCAGTTGGACCTCCTGTTCGAGTACGGCCAGTTCGAGCTGCCGCGCACCTACCCCGGCCTGAAGGCCATTCCCCTGTTCCGCGGCACCCACGATGCCGAGGAATACGAAATCATCGAGGACCTGGGCAACCGGGAGCAGATCGTACGGATGAACAACCTGGTGTCGTTCACCTGCGAAGAAGAGCGGGCCTGGGAGTTCGGCCGCACGGTCTGGGCGACCTCTGTGCCGCTGTCCAAGATCTTTTTCTACAGTGGCCTGCTGCCGGGCAGCATCCTGAGGGGGGAGAGCGAATACATGATCATCGGCGGCGAGTATCGGGTGCGGCGGCTCAGGTAAAAGCATCCGGGAGTAGTGTCCCGGGGCAGCCGCCGGATGCCATGCTCCTGCCGACAGCCCGCGAGAAATACCAGACTCGTCTTGCAAACAGCGAAATATCCCGCCAAGGCATAGTAGCTGCACTCCTCCAGCCCCACGATCCTCCTGCCCTGCCCGGCTGTACAGCATGACCGAAAGACCGCGGGATTGGTGGTAATAAAATCTTTAAAATTATTTTCGAAAATTTTATGCACTTTTTAGCGGCAGGTTAGACTCCTTGTGTAGGGTGGCCTCCATCACAAACAAGGAGGCTGTATCATGAACAAGATCAAACTGCTGTATGACGTCACGCGGGCCATGAGGAACCAGAAGAAAATAAGCGGTGTTCTCCAGGCGCAGATACGAAAGGACCAGGAAGAAATCGTCTCTCTGCGGAACACGTTCGAAACCGGTGAGGCGGGAAAAACCAGAATAACGGCTTCCTCCGAGCTGAACCTGGACAACGGGCATGTGACGCGGGAAAGCACCACCGAATTCGATTTCCCCGGCCATGACCGCCCCGGTTGCGGTATGCTGCACCGGTTGTTTCAACGGCATCACGGTTCCCATGGCTGCTGCGGGATACGGGGCCTGTTCGGCAAGCTCTCCCTCGTCTTCGGCATTCTGAGCAGCCTGAAGGTAGAGGAGAAGGGAGACGGAGCAGCCGTCATTTCCCTTGACCTGGATGAACTTCCTGATGAATTATCGAAGATGTTTCTGGATAAGATGCAGTACAAGAACGACTGCCTCGCCCATCACGGTTTCCTCAAGGAGCATCTCAAGGCGGAAAGCCTGAACGGCACACTGGTAGTGACGGTCAACAGGGACCGCATCATCGAGACCATAACCATCAATGCAACGAGCGCGGCACGGGACGAAAATGACGCCCGCCACACCATGGCAGCGGACGCGGAAGTGCGGTTTGCCTGAACCGTTCGAGCCGCAGGCACGGATGAAGCAACCGGCATCACAGGACAGGGGCGCGGGAAATCCCACGCTCCTGCCCTATTTCAATGCCAGGAGTACGTAATGAGATTGTTCCGACGCAACCGACCCATACCCTGCGAAGAGGGGCAATGCGCTTCTCTCCGGAGTTTGCACGACCATTTCCACCAGCACCGGCGGGAGTTCATCGCCTATCATCGCTACTTCCGCTATGCCCGGCCGTTTGTGCTCCTTTTCAATATCGTCATCCTCTACCTGCTGTTCCGCTGGGCCGGCATCAAGGCCATCGGGGTATTCTTCGCCGTTCTGATCGTCTTCAAGGAACTGTTCATGTTCGTGTTTCTGAGACGACTGGAAAAGCGGATCATCACCCCCATCCAGGAGCTGAGGCGGGGAGTGGACCAGATCGCCGACGGCAAGTACGACGTGCGGGTGGCATGCCAGGTGCCCAACGACCTGGGGCTGCTGATCGTCTCATTCAACGAGATGGCCCATAAGCTTCAGAAGGCCGAGCAGTTGAAGAGCGAGTACGAGGAAAACAGAAAAAGCCTGATCACCAACATCTCCCACGACCTGAAGACCCCCATCGCGGCGATTCAGGGGTATATCGAAGCGGTACTGGAAGGGGAGGAACTGCCGCCCGAAAAGCGGGACAAATACCTGAGAACCATCTACCATAACGTGTCGTATCTGAATCACCTCATCGACGACCTGTTTCTGTTCTCCAAGCTCGACATGCAGAAACTGGAGTTCAATTTCGTCACGGTCCCGATCCGCAGCTACATCGCCGACCTGATGGAGGAGTATCAACTGGAACTGGAGGGGCTGAACATACCGCTCCTGATCTCCGATACCCTGACGGACAACCCGCAGGTCTGCATGGACTGCAAACGGATGTACCAGGCCATCAACAACATCGTCAGAAACGCGGTCGGGCACGGACCGGACCAGGGGTTATCGCTCCGGGTGACGCTGTACCGGAAGGACGCCATGATCGCCCTGGATATCCGGGACAACGGGCCGGGCATCCCCCAGGACAAGTTGCCGCATATCTTTGCCCGGTTTTACCGGATCGACACGGAGCGGACCAAAAACTTCGAAAGCACCGGGCTCGGGCTGGCCATCACCAAGGAGTTGGTCCAGGCCCATGGGGGGAAGGTCGCTGTGTGGAGCCGGGAGGGAGAAGGGACCTGCTTTACCATCATGCTGCCGGAGTACTCCGGGTGGGGGAATGAGGATGAAAAACGTCCTGATCATCGAGGATGATCTCAATATCGCCGAGCTGGAGCGGGACTATCTGCAACTGAACGGCTATCGTACCGAAATCGCCCAGGATGGAGCGGCCGGCCTCAAGCGGGCCCTCTCGGGCCAGTTCGACATTGTCGTCGTTGATTTGATGCTGCCCGGGAGAAACGGTTACGAGATCATTGCCGAGGTGCGTAAATCCCTTGAGATCCCGATCATTGTTGTTTCGGCGAAAAGCGAGGATATCGACAAGATCAGGGGGTTGGATATCGGCGCCGACGATTATATGACCAAGCCGTTCAGCCCGACCGAATTCGTGGCCCGGATCAAGTCCCATGTGAAGCGCTACGAGCGGCTCACGGGGAACGGCGATAACCAGGGGATGATCCTGCACAAGGGGCTGGAGATCAACACCGCTTCGCACCAGGTCTTCGTCAACGGCAAAGAGGTTCAGCTGACTACGAAGGAGTACGAGATCCTGGTCTTTCTCGCCTCCCACCCGAACATCGTTTTTACCAAGGAACGCCTGCTGGATGCCATCTGGGGGAACGAATATTTCGGCGACACTGCCACCATTGCCGTGCATACCCATAAGATCCGCAAAAAGATCGAGACCGATCCGGCGAATCCGGAATACATCGAAACCATTTGGGGCACCGGCTACCGTTTCAAGCTGTAGCCGGCAGCCAAAGGAAAGCTTGGCCATCCGTCATCGCCCCCCCGGGCTGAGCGCACGTATCTCCCGACTCAGTCCCCCTCCCGCCTGTTGACGATCCGGTCCGCCTCCTTGAGGATACGCAACTCAACGTAATCGTAGCGCGAGGGTGAATGGTGGTTGCCGATGATCTCGCATACCCTGGCCGTCTTATCAGGGGGAAAGTCGATGCCTGACAGCAGCTCCCGCGCAATGGGAGGGCCGTATTCCTCCTGGGTTTTACCGTTGTTGTAGCCGTGCAATTCTTCGGAACGTTTGATGCCGATATCGTGCAGCAGGGCCGAGGCCACGAGCACTTCGTAATCCCAGCCGTCCGCGTCTTCCGCAATATTCTCGCAGTGCCGCAGCACCTCCAGGGCGTGATTGATCCTCCGGACATCATCTCCGAAGTGATCCACCAGCAGTTTTGCTACTCTCCCCTTGAAGTAATCCATGCTGACATCCTCCGGTTGAATTGGGTCTGATGTATGTGCACCATACCCTATACCGGAAAGGTATCTTTGACGCGCATCAAATCCGCAAGGTTTTCAGATGCGCTCCGCAGCCTCCGGCCCTTCTCCGCAGACGGGACAATCCTCCGGCTCATGTCCCTGATACAGATAGCCACATACCATGCAGAGGCAAAACTCCGCCGACGCGCCCTCCTCCCATTCCGCACGCGCGGTCTCGTACAGGCCGATGTTCTTCATCATCGCCGACCTGGCGCGCAGAAAGGCATGCCGTATGTCCGCCTGCTGTTCCTTCCGTGCGGTTTCGATCAGAACGGGATACAGCTCATCGGCTTCGTGGACTTCCCCGGCAATGACCGCTGCCAGGTTTTCCGCCGGCGACCGCACTACAGCCAGCGCTTCCAGGCAGATATCGGCACGAACTTTCCGGGACTGTGCCGCGGCCCGAAAGAGGCAGGCTGCCGGCTTATGCCCGTCGATTTCGGCCTGCCGGGCAAAGGCCAGCAGCGTCACATAGGCCCGGGCATTTCGCGCAAGAGCCTCATCCAGATGTGCCGTCGATTTCACTGTTTGCCGCTCCCATGCCCCTGCTTCATCACACGCCGTGCTTCTTGCCCTGCAATGAAACGATATCGATGCGGATCACCGCGGTGCGGTCAAGGTTGGTCTGAGGGTATTCGAATTTCTGTTCGGAAAAATGCGCCACAATCAGGTCCAGGGCCTTGATCTTTTCCGCCGCATCCTCCACGAACACCGCCTTGCCCATGCCGATCACGGTGCGGTGCCGCGCCTCGAAATCGCAGGCCTCGTCGCTTTCGATGAAGCCGTGATCCACGCTGATCTCGAAGCAGACGTTGTTGTTGCGCATGATGATCTCTATCTTCCTTCCCGCCTGGGCCGAGTGAAAATAGAGCGCCGTGCCGTCGAAGGCATAAAAGACCGGCACCAGAAATGGCAGCTCGCCATCCACCAGGGCGATATGCATCAGTTTTTCCGAGCGGATGATGGCATCGATTTCGGTGCGGTCGGTGATCTCCCGGTCCTTGCGCCGCAGCGGACCGTGGGGATGGTGGTGTGCAGGTTCCTGCATGGTAATTCCTCCTTTAGAAGGTTGTTGAAAAACGGGCATCTCGCCGCCGTCCTCATCAGCCACCTTGTGCGGCGTAGCGCTGTTTACACCTTTGGGTGCTTACGCCTCCGCGGGGTTTCCTGCGGGTGCGACGATCTACCCATTTTTGAACAACCTGAGAATTTCAACAGCCTGTTTAGTCAACGTGGAAACAGTTCTCTGTGTCTCCATGTCTCAGCGCCGAATTCAGATTTAACGCGCCACAGTCGCAGGACATCGTGCCGAAGGTGGAGGACTGCTCGCGTTCGAAGATGCGCGGCACGGGAAAGGTTGCCTGTTTGGTTCTGATCCGCCGCACGGTTTCAATATAGGGGACCGGCAGGCCGTGGGCAACGGCGCCGGCCAGGATGGTCTCAAGATAGTCTTCACTGGGCGGCTGCTGCGGTCCGCCGTGATAAAATTTTCTGTACAGCAGCACAGGATAGGTCGTGCCGTCAACTCCAATAACTTCGGTCGGAAGCAGAAAATAATCGCCGGTGCCGTCCAAACGCACATCCAGCCAGGAATCAAGGCGTTCGGTGTCCCAGAACGAGAGTTTGTACACCACCCCCCAGAGATCCTCGCCGGGGTGGTCGATCAGAGTTGCCGCCCCACCATCCCAGCGTTTGGAGTAGCCGAAAAAGGCAAGGCTGTGGTCGGGCAAGCGGGCAACCGTCACCGGCTCCGGTTTAGAGCAGCGCGAAGCGATCAAGCGTGGATTCATGTTGGCAGCATAGGAGAAAATAAGGTGGTCACTCATCTGATGTACCTCTTTTGTTAATCAAAAACGGCAGTCAGACACAGAGAACACAGGGAAATTACTACGACAACAGATTGAATTTCCTCTGTGATCTCTACGGCAAATACTTTTACAGGTTAATCCGGCTGGACCGCTTCGTCCTTGTTCGGAACAACCAGCACCTTGAACCCCTTCCCGGTGCTGTCAGGCACCTCAGATGCAACGGCCAGGTTCAGTTTGTACAACTCCCGGGCAAACCAGCGCGGCGGGTGATCGCAGAGTATTTCCAGTTGCTTGAAGGCGACCCCGGCCATGAACGGGACCAGCACCTCTTTCGAGTTGAGGCTGGCATCGTTGTTGAGAATCTCCGCCAGGTCAATCCGATAGTATCCGTTGCCCAGCGGCTGCGGCATGGGCAACGGTCTGCCGGATTCCGGTTTCCCGCCATCCGCTTGGTGGGGTGTGCTGCCGGAGCGGTGCGGGGAGCAGCCTCCGCCGCAGCCCGCATGGCGTACCGGCGTGCCGCAGGTAGAGCCGGCCGCGGCACGGGCTGTCTGTGCCGCCACAAAATCCCGGTCATGCCGGGCAACGGAATCCAGTTGTTCCAGCAGCGATCCTGCCGACTTCCAGGTGCGGAAGCCGTGCTCTTCCTTGAGCACGGCATGGAGCAGTCCCCTGAGCTCGCGGACCACAAACACCTTGCAATCATCGAGGTGGGCCACGGCATGCCTGATGCCGGCCTTGATCTCCGACAGCGACAGATCCGGGTTCATATCAAGAGGCACCTCTTTTGTTTTCAGCCAGCCCCCTTCCGGGTCCTCTTCATAGAGACATATCCGCCCCTTTTCATGGAAGCCGGCCACGCTACCGTGGGTATTGACATAGCTTGCGATCTTCATGGGATCACCTCATCAGGCGGGCACGGACAGCGCGCTACCAGACATTCAGAATCCACTCTTTGTTCTTCTTGTATTCCATGTCGGTAAACAGGGCGTTTGCCATCTGTTCGCCAAGC belongs to Geobacter sp. SVR and includes:
- a CDS encoding peptidylprolyl isomerase, with translation MNTARHGSTVTLRYIGTLDNGRIFYATGEDEPLVFTIGQNAVFPALEQAVLGMAAGETRNITIPAADAYGPRREENIIRVDRTLFPAEREIRAGQKLSIGFKNGQERTMVVCDVDATTVTLDGNHPLAGLDLTFALKLERIEENMG
- a CDS encoding sigma-54-dependent Fis family transcriptional regulator produces the protein MSAAKKIETATEKPGLTVVFSSDVHSASKALRLNLATVGKCRNRECRAKVFPLLYQMSRVIAESADLPPTLIILQKIMEKEMNIVCGMISLYHQKSGRILIHESFGLTEEEEARGIYALGEGITGKVVETGKAIMLPRISEEPAFLHRTRSLKYGLDQELSFICVPIMRGRKVLGAISAERIYDSIRLLEQDVELLSTFAAMIAPAVELYLMEHVDKAMLERENRRLNDALKQRFKPSNIIGSSKAMTEIYELIRKITAARTTVLVLGESGVGKELVAGAIHYNSPLADGPFVKFNCAALPESIIESELFGHEKGAYTGATAHRTGRFEDADGGTIFLDEVGELSLAMQTKLLRVLQEKTFERVGSNRPIKVDIRIIAATNRDLAEMVSRGLFREDLYYRLNVFPITIPPLRDRGSDIITLADHFVARFAGEAGKEVKRISTPALNMLMSYHWPGNVRELENVIERAVILCEDEVVHGYNLPPSLQTSVLTGTVGKGGLEAKLASVEYEMLVEALKTHNGNMTEAARELGMTRRVLGLRMAKFDLEYKTFR
- a CDS encoding NAD(+)--dinitrogen-reductase ADP-D-ribosyltransferase encodes the protein MRYGSFNNCNLPPWVIASRHFNDNPHPLEIQGVKESNRFLFEKLAGIPDQCERALFFNDFMSVKFHLHHWQEQSTDRARNSIRNNYLHFLKCWMIDSNSLSGAVLKRWVESRMGITPTFHKQPIRDANGEAYFNYSVDVMNGSACTSAIQSQLDLLFEYGQFELPRTYPGLKAIPLFRGTHDAEEYEIIEDLGNREQIVRMNNLVSFTCEEERAWEFGRTVWATSVPLSKIFFYSGLLPGSILRGESEYMIIGGEYRVRRLR
- a CDS encoding cell wall metabolism sensor histidine kinase WalK, which gives rise to MRLFRRNRPIPCEEGQCASLRSLHDHFHQHRREFIAYHRYFRYARPFVLLFNIVILYLLFRWAGIKAIGVFFAVLIVFKELFMFVFLRRLEKRIITPIQELRRGVDQIADGKYDVRVACQVPNDLGLLIVSFNEMAHKLQKAEQLKSEYEENRKSLITNISHDLKTPIAAIQGYIEAVLEGEELPPEKRDKYLRTIYHNVSYLNHLIDDLFLFSKLDMQKLEFNFVTVPIRSYIADLMEEYQLELEGLNIPLLISDTLTDNPQVCMDCKRMYQAINNIVRNAVGHGPDQGLSLRVTLYRKDAMIALDIRDNGPGIPQDKLPHIFARFYRIDTERTKNFESTGLGLAITKELVQAHGGKVAVWSREGEGTCFTIMLPEYSGWGNEDEKRPDHRG
- a CDS encoding response regulator transcription factor, producing MKNVLIIEDDLNIAELERDYLQLNGYRTEIAQDGAAGLKRALSGQFDIVVVDLMLPGRNGYEIIAEVRKSLEIPIIVVSAKSEDIDKIRGLDIGADDYMTKPFSPTEFVARIKSHVKRYERLTGNGDNQGMILHKGLEINTASHQVFVNGKEVQLTTKEYEILVFLASHPNIVFTKERLLDAIWGNEYFGDTATIAVHTHKIRKKIETDPANPEYIETIWGTGYRFKL
- a CDS encoding HD domain-containing protein — encoded protein: MDYFKGRVAKLLVDHFGDDVRRINHALEVLRHCENIAEDADGWDYEVLVASALLHDIGIKRSEELHGYNNGKTQEEYGPPIARELLSGIDFPPDKTARVCEIIGNHHSPSRYDYVELRILKEADRIVNRREGD
- a CDS encoding rubrerythrin family protein — encoded protein: MKSTAHLDEALARNARAYVTLLAFARQAEIDGHKPAACLFRAAAQSRKVRADICLEALAVVRSPAENLAAVIAGEVHEADELYPVLIETARKEQQADIRHAFLRARSAMMKNIGLYETARAEWEEGASAEFCLCMVCGYLYQGHEPEDCPVCGEGPEAAERI
- a CDS encoding pyridoxamine 5'-phosphate oxidase family protein → MQEPAHHHPHGPLRRKDREITDRTEIDAIIRSEKLMHIALVDGELPFLVPVFYAFDGTALYFHSAQAGRKIEIIMRNNNVCFEISVDHGFIESDEACDFEARHRTVIGMGKAVFVEDAAEKIKALDLIVAHFSEQKFEYPQTNLDRTAVIRIDIVSLQGKKHGV
- a CDS encoding gamma-glutamylcyclotransferase family protein; this encodes MSDHLIFSYAANMNPRLIASRCSKPEPVTVARLPDHSLAFFGYSKRWDGGAATLIDHPGEDLWGVVYKLSFWDTERLDSWLDVRLDGTGDYFLLPTEVIGVDGTTYPVLLYRKFYHGGPQQPPSEDYLETILAGAVAHGLPVPYIETVRRIRTKQATFPVPRIFEREQSSTFGTMSCDCGALNLNSALRHGDTENCFHVD
- the anfO gene encoding Fe-only nitrogenase accessory protein AnfO — protein: MKIASYVNTHGSVAGFHEKGRICLYEEDPEGGWLKTKEVPLDMNPDLSLSEIKAGIRHAVAHLDDCKVFVVRELRGLLHAVLKEEHGFRTWKSAGSLLEQLDSVARHDRDFVAAQTARAAAGSTCGTPVRHAGCGGGCSPHRSGSTPHQADGGKPESGRPLPMPQPLGNGYYRIDLAEILNNDASLNSKEVLVPFMAGVAFKQLEILCDHPPRWFARELYKLNLAVASEVPDSTGKGFKVLVVPNKDEAVQPD